A genomic window from Parasteatoda tepidariorum isolate YZ-2023 chromosome 10, CAS_Ptep_4.0, whole genome shotgun sequence includes:
- the LOC122271392 gene encoding uncharacterized protein: protein MGFRGNLPIFLKNFLMKRYFREKLGSTFSDLFVQAEGVPQGSVLSVILFITHVSLILNILPPDVFGSLYVDDLNVSSSDSDMRVIERQLQLAVNKISKWCEQNGHTLSPTKSSCIHFCRLRRLHNDPVISNHNVNIPIVSETKYLGVILDSKLTFLPHIRYLRKRCEKTLNVLRVLSNTFWGADRIALIRIYKALILSRIDYACAVYGTATASNLKLLDTVHHTAMRICSGAFRTSPVESLYSICNLSSLYFRRMQLCLTFYFRVMSSKSHPLRQEVIPLSLRRLYDARPSYTPPFNARMRTVIQTFNFCESPSQSTDHFLNKPWIIPSYHFYSPFASYKKSSISPSVYIQLFISHRHEYSQYVSVFTDGSKSPGHVGCGIIIADRTYSYIIPAICSVFTAEAVAILIALRLISSLTARKFCIYSDSQSVLRQLNNHVNNEAHPILCIIKHLLVSLHKSGFNILFCWIPSHVGISGNDMADSAARSAATPLTLSVPISDMKNYIRQFTMSLWQQHWDLQIENKLHTIKSTLEPWPVLQLRGADVKLTRLRIGHTRLTHLHLLFGEPPPRCDTCNVSLSIHHILIACPCFNQQRLIFFGSTILYIKDLLDKNHHPNIFAFLRAIGILSCI, encoded by the coding sequence ATGGGATTTCGGGGTAATTTACCCATCTTCCTGAAGAACTTTCTGATGAAACGGTATTTTAGGGAAAAATTGGGTTCTACGTTTTCAGACCTCTTCGTTCAGGCCGAAGGCGTTCCTCAAGGCAGTGTTTTAAGTgtcattctttttattactcATGTTTCACTCATTTTGAACATACTACCACCTGATGTATTTGGCTCACTTTATGTGGACGATCTAAATGTTTCAAGTTCTGACTCTGATATGCGCGTTATTGAGCGTCAACTTCAGCTGGCCGtaaataagatttcaaaatgGTGCGAACAAAATGGTCACACACTTTCACCCACAAAAAGTTCTTGCATACATTTTTGTCGATTGCGCAGATTACACAATGATCCTGTTATTTCTAATCATAACGTTAATATACCTATTGTGTCGGAGACAAAATATTTAGGCGTAATTCTTGACAGCAAACTCACTTTCCTGCCCCATATTCGTTATCTTAGAAAACGCtgtgaaaaaactttaaatgtccTACGTGTTCTCTCAAACACTTTCTGGGGTGCGGATCGCATCGCCCTAATTAGAATCTACAAAGCGTTGATATTATCACGCATTGATTATGCTTGTGCAGTCTATGGCACTGCAACTGCGTCAAATTTGAAGCTGTTAGATACAGTGCATCATACTGCAATGCGAATCTGTAGCGGCGCATTTCGAACGTCCCCAGTCGAAAGTTTATATAGTATATGTAATTTATCATCTCTCTATTTTCGACGTATGCAGCTCTGTCTTACATTTTACTTTCGTGTTATGTCATCTAAATCTCATCCTCTTCGACAGGAGGTTATTCCATTAAGCTTACGACGATTATATGATGCGCGACCCTCATACACACCTCCTTTTAATGCTCGTATGCGTACAGTTATTCAGACATTCAATTTTTGCGAATCACCATCTCAATCAACCGATCACTTTCTTAACAAACCTTGGATTATTCCATCATATCACTTTTATTCTCCATTTGCTTCATACAAAAAATCCAGTATATCTCCTAGCGTGTATATTCAGCTATTCATCTCTCATCGTCATGAGTATTCTCAGtatgtttctgtttttacgGATGGGTCAAAATCTCCAGGGCATGTTGGATGTGGAATCATTATAGCTGATCGAACATACAGTTATATCATACCTGCCATATGTTCTGTATTTACTGCTGAAGCTGTGGCCATTCTCATAGCTCTACGACTTATCTCATCACTGACCGCACGAAAGTTTTGCATTTACTCTGACAGCCAAAGTGTTTTACGTCAGCTGAATAATCATGTAAACAACGAAGCTCACCCTATTTTATGTATCATTAAACATCTGTTAGTTAGTCTTCACAAAAGtggttttaacattttattttgttggatTCCCAGCCATGTTGGTATTTCAGGTAATGACATGGCTGACTCTGCTGCCCGATCTGCTGCAACTCCATTAACACTATCAGTCCCAATTTCTGACATGAAGAATTACATACGACAGTTTACTATGTCCTTGTGGCAACAACACTGGgatttacaaattgaaaataaactgcACACAATTAAATCCACGCTAGAACCTTGGCCTGTGTTGCAATTGCGCGGAGCAGATGTCAAGCTCACCCGTCTACGTATAGGACATACTCGGCTGACTCATCTTCACTTGCTGTTCGGAGAACCGCCTCCTCGATGCGATACTTGTAACGTTTCACTTtcaattcatcatattttaatcgCTTGCCCATGTTTTAACCAACAACGCCTTATCTTCTTTGGAAGCacgattttatatataaaagactTGTTAGATAAAAATCACCATCCTAACATCTTTGCATTTTTACGCGCTATTGGAATTTTAAgttgtatataa